A single Branchiostoma floridae strain S238N-H82 chromosome 11, Bfl_VNyyK, whole genome shotgun sequence DNA region contains:
- the LOC118426615 gene encoding NXPE family member 3-like isoform X1, with protein sequence MQRYMAAASILCAFSLLGMLYLQKLSVVTTPETNIMSKTFRLSSWRQPNGSIDFEMITKSENFVISVVKPRPVHRVGKQLSIKIVAMDSRGRPKSYGGDFIRTKLYSRSPVEASTAGRVTDHGDGTYTATFFLSFPGTLSVSVKLVHPSEAVQALKKFRDGSIVRRVMVCGFQEKTNVTEWMFCSNTPNKSLNLRDVCDFSRPLVNVTFYCDRPRFSPCDSFVGCHRDHSSTLAMHDKMATADEKKLFPRDRDLLEDLPRNMSIRVKGKRLLRKVRGKPLPLCAPRLPQTASEGYWFNGNWTSLRCKAGKFRTVESVTECLRNKTLFFRGDSTIRQWFRYLMLFLKLQQHGRGSQPVYAIDEKNNIKFHFLFHNYPRNQMPLMDGKDMGYVAEEIDGIVGGKDVVILISLWAHFSAEPIQTFRSRLYGIRHAIERLHSRHPETKIIWRSPNTGHHQQFQHFVENGDWYAFQLLPVVYEILGDLNISIINVWEMSESMWHNDDMHPPDDVIKNHVDMLLSYICPFNNG encoded by the exons ATGCAGAGGTATATGGCAGCAGCTTCCATTCTCTGTGCTTTCTCCTTGCTCGGCATGCTGTACTTACAAAAG CTTTCTGTCGTTACTACCCCCGAGACCAACATTATGTCAAAGACCTTCAGGCTATCGTCATGGCGTCAACCGAATGGTTCCATTGACTTTGAAATGATCACCAAATCCGAAAACTTCGTGATTAGCGTGGTAAAGCCTCGGCCTGTGCACAGAGTCGGGaaacagctgtcaatcaaaatcgTTGCCATGGATTCAAGAGGGCGACCGAAGTCGTACGGAGGAGATTTCATTCGTACGAAGCTGTACAGCCGATCACCAGTGGAGGCTTCTACCGCCGGAAGAGTCACCGATCACGGGGATGGAACTTACACAGCAACGTTCTTCCTGAGCTTTCCAGGAACACTTTCTGTGTCAGTCAAGTTGGTACATCCGAGCGAAGCAGTGCAGGCCCTGAAGAAATTTCGAGACGGTTCCATAGTCAGGCGTGTCATGGTGTGCGGATTCCAGGAGAAAACCAACGTTACTGAGTGGATGTTTTGTTCTAATACTCCTAACAAGAGCCTAAATCTTCGTGATGTGTGTGACTTTTCCAGACCGCTTGTCAATGTAACATTTTACTGCGATCGTCCGAGATTTAGCCCGTGTGATTCCTTCGTTGGTTGCCACCGTGACCACAGCAGCACCTTGGCGATGCACGATAAGATGGCTACGGCAGATGAGAAGAAACTGTTTCCAAG GGATCGAGATTTGCTGGAAGATTTGCCTCGCAATATGAGCATCCGAGTGAAAGGCAAGC GTCTTTTACGGAAAGTTCGCGGAAAGCCGCTGCCACTCTGCGCCCCGCGCCTGCCGCAGACAGCTTCAGAAGGATATTGGTTCAATGGGAATTGGACTTCACTGAGGTGTAAGGCAGGAAAATTTCGTACCGTCGAATCCGTCACCGAATGTCTGcgaaacaaaacattgttcttCCGCGGAGATTCCACAATCAGGCAGTGGTTTCGTTATCTGATGTTATTCCTGAAGTTACAGCAACATGGTCGTGGGTCACAACCGGTATATGCAATTGACGAAAAGAATAACATCAAATTCCATTTCCTATTTCACAACTACCCGCGAAACCAAATGCCATTGATGGACGGAAAAGATATGGGTTATGTGGCCGAAGAAATTGATGGCATTGTTGGTGGGAAGGATGTTGTTATTCTTATTAGTTTATGGGCCCATTTTTCGGCTGAGCCGATTCAGACGTTTCGGTCACGACTTTATGGCATTCGGCATGCTATAGAACGTTTGCATAGTCGACATCCAGAAACTAAAATAATCTGGAGATCACCTAACACCGGCCACCACCAGCAGTTTCAACACTTTGTAGAAAACGGTGATTGGTATGCGTTTCAGTTGTTGCCTGTAGTCTACGAAATCCTCGGAGATCTGAACATCTCCATTATAAACGTGTGGGAGATGTCCGAGTCTATGTGGCACAATGATGATATGCATCCgcctgatgatgtcatcaaaaaCCATGTTGACATGTTACTTTCTTACATCTGTCCATTCAACAATGGCTAA
- the LOC118426615 gene encoding NXPE family member 3-like isoform X2, producing MSKTFRLSSWRQPNGSIDFEMITKSENFVISVVKPRPVHRVGKQLSIKIVAMDSRGRPKSYGGDFIRTKLYSRSPVEASTAGRVTDHGDGTYTATFFLSFPGTLSVSVKLVHPSEAVQALKKFRDGSIVRRVMVCGFQEKTNVTEWMFCSNTPNKSLNLRDVCDFSRPLVNVTFYCDRPRFSPCDSFVGCHRDHSSTLAMHDKMATADEKKLFPRDRDLLEDLPRNMSIRVKGKRLLRKVRGKPLPLCAPRLPQTASEGYWFNGNWTSLRCKAGKFRTVESVTECLRNKTLFFRGDSTIRQWFRYLMLFLKLQQHGRGSQPVYAIDEKNNIKFHFLFHNYPRNQMPLMDGKDMGYVAEEIDGIVGGKDVVILISLWAHFSAEPIQTFRSRLYGIRHAIERLHSRHPETKIIWRSPNTGHHQQFQHFVENGDWYAFQLLPVVYEILGDLNISIINVWEMSESMWHNDDMHPPDDVIKNHVDMLLSYICPFNNG from the exons ATGTCAAAGACCTTCAGGCTATCGTCATGGCGTCAACCGAATGGTTCCATTGACTTTGAAATGATCACCAAATCCGAAAACTTCGTGATTAGCGTGGTAAAGCCTCGGCCTGTGCACAGAGTCGGGaaacagctgtcaatcaaaatcgTTGCCATGGATTCAAGAGGGCGACCGAAGTCGTACGGAGGAGATTTCATTCGTACGAAGCTGTACAGCCGATCACCAGTGGAGGCTTCTACCGCCGGAAGAGTCACCGATCACGGGGATGGAACTTACACAGCAACGTTCTTCCTGAGCTTTCCAGGAACACTTTCTGTGTCAGTCAAGTTGGTACATCCGAGCGAAGCAGTGCAGGCCCTGAAGAAATTTCGAGACGGTTCCATAGTCAGGCGTGTCATGGTGTGCGGATTCCAGGAGAAAACCAACGTTACTGAGTGGATGTTTTGTTCTAATACTCCTAACAAGAGCCTAAATCTTCGTGATGTGTGTGACTTTTCCAGACCGCTTGTCAATGTAACATTTTACTGCGATCGTCCGAGATTTAGCCCGTGTGATTCCTTCGTTGGTTGCCACCGTGACCACAGCAGCACCTTGGCGATGCACGATAAGATGGCTACGGCAGATGAGAAGAAACTGTTTCCAAG GGATCGAGATTTGCTGGAAGATTTGCCTCGCAATATGAGCATCCGAGTGAAAGGCAAGC GTCTTTTACGGAAAGTTCGCGGAAAGCCGCTGCCACTCTGCGCCCCGCGCCTGCCGCAGACAGCTTCAGAAGGATATTGGTTCAATGGGAATTGGACTTCACTGAGGTGTAAGGCAGGAAAATTTCGTACCGTCGAATCCGTCACCGAATGTCTGcgaaacaaaacattgttcttCCGCGGAGATTCCACAATCAGGCAGTGGTTTCGTTATCTGATGTTATTCCTGAAGTTACAGCAACATGGTCGTGGGTCACAACCGGTATATGCAATTGACGAAAAGAATAACATCAAATTCCATTTCCTATTTCACAACTACCCGCGAAACCAAATGCCATTGATGGACGGAAAAGATATGGGTTATGTGGCCGAAGAAATTGATGGCATTGTTGGTGGGAAGGATGTTGTTATTCTTATTAGTTTATGGGCCCATTTTTCGGCTGAGCCGATTCAGACGTTTCGGTCACGACTTTATGGCATTCGGCATGCTATAGAACGTTTGCATAGTCGACATCCAGAAACTAAAATAATCTGGAGATCACCTAACACCGGCCACCACCAGCAGTTTCAACACTTTGTAGAAAACGGTGATTGGTATGCGTTTCAGTTGTTGCCTGTAGTCTACGAAATCCTCGGAGATCTGAACATCTCCATTATAAACGTGTGGGAGATGTCCGAGTCTATGTGGCACAATGATGATATGCATCCgcctgatgatgtcatcaaaaaCCATGTTGACATGTTACTTTCTTACATCTGTCCATTCAACAATGGCTAA